In one Oryza glaberrima chromosome 2, OglaRS2, whole genome shotgun sequence genomic region, the following are encoded:
- the LOC127761764 gene encoding calcium-dependent protein kinase 4 isoform X1, whose protein sequence is MGACFSSHTATATADGGSGKRQQRKGDHKGKVPDGGGGEKEKEAARVEFGYERDFEGRYQVGRLLGHGQFGYTFAATDRASGDRVAVKRIDKAKMVRPVAVEDVKREVKILKELKGHENIVHFYNAFEDDSYVYIVMELCEGGELLDRILAKKNSRYSEKDAAVVVRQMLKVAAECHLHGLVHRDMKPENFLFKSTKEDSPLKATDFGLSDFIKPGKKFHDIVGSAYYVAPEVLKRRSGPESDVWSIGVITYILLCGRRPFWNKTEDGIFREVLRNKPDFRKKPWPGISSGAKDFVKKLLVKNPRARLTAAQALSHPWVREGGEASEIPVDISVLSNMRQFVKYSRFKQFALRALASTLKEEELADLKDQFDAIDVDKSGSISIEEMRHALAKDLPWRLKGPRVLEIIQAIDSNTDGLVDFEEFVAATLHIHQMAELDSERWGLRCQAAFSKFDLDGDGYITPDELRMVQHTGLKGSIEPLLEEADIDKDGRISLSEFRKLLRTASMSNLPSPRGPPNPQPL, encoded by the exons atggGCGCGTGCTTCTCATCCCACACtgcgaccgccaccgccgatgGCGGGAGCGGGAAGCGGCAGCAGCGGAAGGGGGATCACAAGGGGAAGGTccccgatggcggcggcggcgagaaggagaaggaggcggcgcgggtggaGTTCGGGTACGAGAGGGACTTCGAGGGGAGGTACCAGGTCGGGAGGCTGCTCGGCCACGGCCAGTTCGGCTacaccttcgccgccaccgaccgGGCCTCCGGTGACCGCGTCGCCGTCAAGCGCATCGACAAGGCCAAG ATGGTTCGCCCTGTTGCTGTGGAGGATGTAAAGAGAGAAGTGAAGATTCTTAAAGAACTTAAAGGCCATGAGAATATTGTTCACTTCTACAATGCGTTTGAAGATGACTCATATGTATATATTGTGATGGA ACTATGTGAGGGTGGTGAACTATTGGACCGGATTTTGGCAAA AAAGAACAGCCGTTATAGTGAGAAAGATGCTGCAGTGGTGGTGCGGCAGATGCTCAAAGTGGCAGCCGAGTGCCATCTGCATGGGCTAGTTCACCGAGATATGAAGCCCGAG AACTTCCTTTTCAAATCAACCAAGGAGGACTCACCTTTAAAGGCAACAGATTTTGGTCTGTCAGACTTCATAAAACCAG GGAAAAAGTTTCACGATATAGTTGGCAGTGCCTATTATGTAGCACCAGAAGTTTTAAAACGACGGTCTGGCCCTGAATCAGATGTTTGGAGCATAGGAGTCATAACTTATATTTTGCTCTGTGGGAGACGCCCTTTTTGGAATAAGACAGAGGATGGCATATTCAGAGAG GTACTAAGAAACAAGCCTGATTTTCGTAAGAAGCCTTGGCCAGGCATCAGTTCAGGTGCTAAAGATTTCGTTAAAAAGTTACTTGTAAAGAACCCAAGGGCAAGATTAACCGCTGCTCAAGCTCTCT CGCATCCATGGGtaagagaaggaggagaagcatCTGAGATCCCTGTTGATATATCTGTATTGTCCAACATGCGTCAGTTTGTCAAGTACAGCCGTTTTAAGCAATTTGCTCTGAGG GCTTTAGCAAGTACACTAAAAGAGGAAGAACTAGCAGATCTGAAGGACCAGTTCGATGCAATTGATGTTGATAAAAGTGGATCAATTAGTATTGAGGAAATGCGGCAT GCCCTTGCAAAGGATCTTCCTTGGAGATTGAAGGGCCCCCGTGTTCTCGAGATTATCCAAGCA ATCGACAGCAACACTGATGGTCTTGTGGACTTTGAAGAGTTTGTAGCAGCAACCCTCCATATACATCAAATGGCTGAGCTTGACTCTGAAAGGTGGGGCCTACGCTGCCAGGCTGCTTTCAGCAAATTTGATCTGGATGGTGACGGATACATCACTCCAGATGAACTCAGAATG GTGCAGCACACTGGCTTGAAGGGTTCCATCGAGCCATTGCTGGAGGAGGCCGACATCGACAAAGACGGGAGAATAAGCTTGTCGGAGTTCCGCAAGCTCCTGCGGACAGCGAGCATGAGCAACCTTCCCAGTCCAAGAGGACCTCCAAATCCACAACCTCTGTGA
- the LOC127761764 gene encoding calcium-dependent protein kinase 4 isoform X2 has translation MGACFSSHTATATADGGSGKRQQRKGDHKGKVPDGGGGEKEKEAARVEFGYERDFEGRYQVGRLLGHGQFGYTFAATDRASGDRVAVKRIDKAKMVRPVAVEDVKREVKILKELKGHENIVHFYNAFEDDSYVYIVMELCEGGELLDRILAKKNSRYSEKDAAVVVRQMLKVAAECHLHGLVHRDMKPENFLFKSTKEDSPLKATDFGLSDFIKPGKKFHDIVGSAYYVAPEVLKRRSGPESDVWSIGVITYILLCGRRPFWNKTEDGIFREVLRNKPDFRKKPWPGISSGAKDFVKKLLVKNPRARLTAAQALSHPWVREGGEASEIPVDISVLSNMRQFVKYSRFKQFALRALASTLKEEELADLKDQFDAIDVDKSGSISIEEMRHALAKDLPWRLKGPRVLEIIQAIDSNTDGLVDFEEFVAATLHIHQMAELDSERWGLRCQAAFSKFDLDGDGYITPDELRMHTGLKGSIEPLLEEADIDKDGRISLSEFRKLLRTASMSNLPSPRGPPNPQPL, from the exons atggGCGCGTGCTTCTCATCCCACACtgcgaccgccaccgccgatgGCGGGAGCGGGAAGCGGCAGCAGCGGAAGGGGGATCACAAGGGGAAGGTccccgatggcggcggcggcgagaaggagaaggaggcggcgcgggtggaGTTCGGGTACGAGAGGGACTTCGAGGGGAGGTACCAGGTCGGGAGGCTGCTCGGCCACGGCCAGTTCGGCTacaccttcgccgccaccgaccgGGCCTCCGGTGACCGCGTCGCCGTCAAGCGCATCGACAAGGCCAAG ATGGTTCGCCCTGTTGCTGTGGAGGATGTAAAGAGAGAAGTGAAGATTCTTAAAGAACTTAAAGGCCATGAGAATATTGTTCACTTCTACAATGCGTTTGAAGATGACTCATATGTATATATTGTGATGGA ACTATGTGAGGGTGGTGAACTATTGGACCGGATTTTGGCAAA AAAGAACAGCCGTTATAGTGAGAAAGATGCTGCAGTGGTGGTGCGGCAGATGCTCAAAGTGGCAGCCGAGTGCCATCTGCATGGGCTAGTTCACCGAGATATGAAGCCCGAG AACTTCCTTTTCAAATCAACCAAGGAGGACTCACCTTTAAAGGCAACAGATTTTGGTCTGTCAGACTTCATAAAACCAG GGAAAAAGTTTCACGATATAGTTGGCAGTGCCTATTATGTAGCACCAGAAGTTTTAAAACGACGGTCTGGCCCTGAATCAGATGTTTGGAGCATAGGAGTCATAACTTATATTTTGCTCTGTGGGAGACGCCCTTTTTGGAATAAGACAGAGGATGGCATATTCAGAGAG GTACTAAGAAACAAGCCTGATTTTCGTAAGAAGCCTTGGCCAGGCATCAGTTCAGGTGCTAAAGATTTCGTTAAAAAGTTACTTGTAAAGAACCCAAGGGCAAGATTAACCGCTGCTCAAGCTCTCT CGCATCCATGGGtaagagaaggaggagaagcatCTGAGATCCCTGTTGATATATCTGTATTGTCCAACATGCGTCAGTTTGTCAAGTACAGCCGTTTTAAGCAATTTGCTCTGAGG GCTTTAGCAAGTACACTAAAAGAGGAAGAACTAGCAGATCTGAAGGACCAGTTCGATGCAATTGATGTTGATAAAAGTGGATCAATTAGTATTGAGGAAATGCGGCAT GCCCTTGCAAAGGATCTTCCTTGGAGATTGAAGGGCCCCCGTGTTCTCGAGATTATCCAAGCA ATCGACAGCAACACTGATGGTCTTGTGGACTTTGAAGAGTTTGTAGCAGCAACCCTCCATATACATCAAATGGCTGAGCTTGACTCTGAAAGGTGGGGCCTACGCTGCCAGGCTGCTTTCAGCAAATTTGATCTGGATGGTGACGGATACATCACTCCAGATGAACTCAGAATG CACACTGGCTTGAAGGGTTCCATCGAGCCATTGCTGGAGGAGGCCGACATCGACAAAGACGGGAGAATAAGCTTGTCGGAGTTCCGCAAGCTCCTGCGGACAGCGAGCATGAGCAACCTTCCCAGTCCAAGAGGACCTCCAAATCCACAACCTCTGTGA
- the LOC127761765 gene encoding pentatricopeptide repeat-containing protein At2g03880, mitochondrial-like, giving the protein MPPPPPRPHLAPNPAAIIHTALLKSSPASLPPRLSFNSLLAAAASSPHPRLRTIVLPALALAHRCPAAAGPLDSYVLCSALRHASAPEAEPLHAHAAKSGWLGSVFVSCAIAAAYGGSGRFLDARRLFDESPVRNAVFGNAVLAGYVNAGKWAPLLAFARRFSELRLKADGYTMTAVVRACGELADADLGGQAHGHAIRRVGAVESDVFLTSALVDMYAKCGLVSHAKRVFDLAQQMNAVGIDVVLWTALLNAYGRHGMCKEVIQIYDRMVASGVRPDELTILAVLSACQHAGEVVKGLHYFESIHEDYGLTPTPDHYSCVVSMLCRAGMVIKAWEIVTSKGCGGEFGISTWVALLSACCDCGNVELGRMAAQRAIKLEPNNGTIYVELSNLYARAGLWGEIDQLRELMKDNGLEKDAGLTWVELGS; this is encoded by the coding sequence atgccgccgccgccgccgcgacctcaTTTGGCGCCAAATCCGGCCGCCATCATCCACACCGCGCTGCTCAAATCCTCCCCGGCCAGTCTCCCGCCGCGCCTCTCCTTcaactccctcctcgccgccgccgcctcctccccgcacCCGCGCCTCCGCACCATCGTCCTCcccgcgctcgcgctcgcgcaccgctgccccgccgccgctgggccGCTCGACTCCTACGTCCTGTGCTCCGCGCTCCGCCACGCCTCCGCCCCGGAGGCGGAGCCACTCCACGCCCACGCCGCCAAATCCGGCTGGCTCGGCAGCGTCTTCGTGTCCTGCGCGATCGCCGCGGCCTACGGCGGGTCAGGCAGGTTCTTGGACGCACGCAGGCTGTTCGACGAAAGTCCTGTCAGGAATGCCGTCTTTGGGAACGCTGTTCTTGCTGGGTACGTGAACGCGGGGAAGTGGGCACCGTTGTTGGCGTTTGCAAGGAGGTTTTCGGAACTTCGATTAAAGGCTGATGGGTACACGATGACGGCTGTGGTGAGAGCTTGTGGAGAGTTGGCAGATGCTGATTTGGGCGGACAGGCGCATGGGCATGCGATCAGAAGGGTGGGAGCTGTGGAGTCAGACGTGTTCTTGACCAGTGCGCTTGTGGACATGTATGCCAAGTGTGGGCTTGTTAGCCACGCGAAGCGCGTGTTTGACCTCGCCCAGCAAATGAATGCTGTTGGAATCGATGTTGTGCTGTGGACGGCGCTGCTGAACGCATATGGAAGGCACGGAATGTGCAAAGAGGTTATCCAGATATATGATCGGATGGTGGCTTCAGGGGTCCGGCCTGATGAACTGACTATTCTGGCTGTGCTCTCAGCATGCCAACATGCTGGGGAGGTGGTCAAAGGGCTCCACTATTTTGAGTCTATACATGAAGATTATGGGTTGACACCGACACCAGATCATTACAGCTGCGTGGTCAGCATGCTATGTCGGGCAGGGATGGTGATCAAGGCCTGGGAGATTGTGACCTCCAAAGGCTGTGGAGGTGAGTTTGGCATCTCCACATGGGTGGCTTTGCTCAGTGCTTGCTGTGATTGTGGCAATGTTGAGCTCGGGAGAATGGCAGCTCAGAGGGCAATCAAGCTGGAGCCTAACAATGGCACCATTTATGTTGAGTTGTCAAATTTGTATGCGAGGGCTGGCTTGTGGGGGGAGATTGACCAGCTGCGGGAATTGATGAAGGACAATGGGTTGGAAAAGGATGCTGGATTGACATGGGTTGAGCTTGGTTCCTGA
- the LOC127761766 gene encoding uncharacterized protein LOC127761766, whose translation MGLAFSAFGLPGWSSIPTGQVYDQYFKDKKTDSFEAFHVAYVEFCKDFNTVLPGQDFDTPSLEKIQKFYDDTWKLIKEDQEKKKTFMEYIRANVKEATVDDSLFIMAGLAAPAGAIVLKRTGQSIPQLKRLDLLPNVLFVPLFTLAAIMGATAVQMKQRSRHT comes from the exons ATGGGTCTTGCATTTAGTGCCTTCG GCCTGCCAGGGTGGAGCAGTATACCAACCGGACAAGTTTATGATCAGTATTTCAAGGACAAGAAAACCGACAGCTTTGAAGCTTTTCATGTTGCCTATGTTGAGTTCTGCAA AGATTTCAACACCGTGCTACCTGGTCAAGATTTCGATACCCCATCACTCGAAAAAATTCAG AAATTCTATGATGATACTTGGAAACTGATCAAGGAAGaccaagaaaagaagaaaacgtTCATGGAATACATCCGCGCCAACGTCAAGGAGGCGACGGTCGACGACAGCCTCTTCATCATGGCCGggctggcggcgccggcgggagccATCGTCCTCAAGAGGACAGGGCAGAGCATCCCGCAGCTGAAGAGGCTGGACCTCCTCCCCAACGTCCTCTTCGTCCCGCTCTTCACTCTCGCTGCCATCATGGGAGCAACTGCAGTCCAGATGAAGCAGAGGAGCAGACACACCTGA
- the LOC127761767 gene encoding uncharacterized protein LOC127761767: MASTKVQRIMTQPINLIFRFLQSKARIQIWLFEQKDLRIEGRIIGFDEYMNLVLDEAEEINIKKDTRKSLGRILLKGDNITLMMNTGK; this comes from the exons ATGGCGTCCACCAAGGTGCAGAGGATTATGACCCAGCCCATCAACCTCATCTTCCGCTTCCTCCAGAGT AAAGCGCGCATCCAGATCTGGCTCTTCGAGCAGAAGGACCTCCGGATTGAGGGCAGAATCATC GGCTTTGACGAATACATGAATTTGGTCTTGGATGAAGCTGAGGAGATCAACATAAAGAAAGACACTAGGAAATCTCTGG GCCGGATTCTCTTAAAAGGAGACAACATTACATTAATGATGAACAC GGGAAAGTGA
- the LOC127763475 gene encoding Golgi SNAP receptor complex member 1-2 codes for MMPSASDAAAAAALELQESGWEELRREARKLEGDLDVKLSSYARLAARSSSAADAASASAASSPSERSSWKSMEFEIQSLLDKLQDVNDAMSRCAASTAPTTSVSQKLARHRDILHEFAQEFRRTRGNLSSIREHADLLSSVRDDITESKATGGMSPRVHLLRERASIHGSINQIDEVIGQAQSTRVALSNQRALFGDVQGKVKQLGEKFPVIRGLLGAIKRKKSKDTIILSAVIAACTIFLIIYWLSK; via the exons ATGATGCCGTCGGCgtcggacgcggcggcggcggcggcgctggagctgCAGGAGTCCGGGTGGGAGGAGCTGCGGCGGGAGGCGCGGAAGCTGGAGGGTGACCTCGACGTCAAGCTCTCCTCCTacgcgcgcctcgccgcgcgctcctcctccgccgccgacgccgcctccgcctccgccgcctcctccccgagcGAGCGCTCCTCCTGGAAGTCCATGGAGTTCGAGATCCAGTCGCTGCTCGACAAGCTGCAGGACGTCAACGACGCCATGAGCcgctgcgccgcctccaccgcccccACCACCTCCGTCTCGCAGAAGCTCGCCCGCCACCGCGACATCCTCCACGAGTTCGCGCAG GAGTTCAGGAGGACGAGGGGGAATCTGAGCTCCATCAGGGAGCACGCCGATCTCCTCAGCTCTGTGCGGGACGACATTACTGAGTCCAAG GCTACTGGCGGCATGTCACCGAGGGTGCATTTGCTCAGGGAGAGGGCCTCGATTCATGGCAGCATTAACCAG ATTGATGAGGTAATTGGCCAAGCTCAGAGCACAAGGGTAGCCCTTTCCAATCAGAGGGCATTGTTTGGGGATGTTCAAGGAAAAGTCAAGCAGTTGGGTGAAAAGTTCCCTGTTATTAGAGGACTACTTG GTGCCATCAAGAGGAAGAAATCAAAGGACACTATCATCCTTTCAGCAGTGATCGCGGCCTGCACCATCTTTTTGATTATTTACTGGCTTTCGAAATGA
- the LOC127763474 gene encoding phosphatidate cytidylyltransferase 4, chloroplastic, which yields MAAAVATATTPAAAHLHHHHRHHRLPLLPSQPRPRPTLRLRLLIPTPPPLRRLLRRSPLLAAAAVSADGGGGGGGGGEEAERKREKSRQLQKRVLVGVAIGVGAGGVVVAGGWVFAAAVAAAVLAGAREYFGLVRGTAGGGGTPPPRFVSRVCSAICALMPILTLYYGHMDVTVTFSAFLIAISLLLQRGNPRFAQLTSSVFGLFYCGYLPSFWVKLRSGLAAPALNTKIAYSWPILLGGQAHWTVGLVATLISISSIIAADTSAFLCGRAFGRTPLTDISPKKTLEGALAGLTGCVLTTVLLSSVLHWPRSLLSATAYGILIFLGSLFGDLVESLIKRDAGVKDSGSLIPGHGGMLDRVDSYVFTGALCYSFIKVALPLFGV from the exons atggccgccgcggtggccacggcgacgacgccggccgccgcccacctccaccaccaccaccgccaccaccgcctccccctcctcccctcccagcCACGTCCCCGCCccaccctccgcctccgcctcctcatcCCGACACCaccccctctccgccgcctcctccgccgctccccgctcctcgcggccgccgcggtctccgccgatggaggaggcggcgggggcggcggcggggaggaggcggagaggaagagggagaagtCGCGGCAGCTTCAGAAGCGTGTGCTCGTGGGCGTCGCCATCGGGGtgggcgcgggcggcgtcgtGGTGGCCGGCGGGTGGGTGTTcgcggccgccgtggccgcggctGTCCTCGCCGGAGCTCGTGAGTACTTCGGGCTCGTCCGCGGGACCGCCGGCGGGGgaggcacgccgccgccgcgcttcgTGTCCCGCGTCTGCTCTGCCATCTGCGCTCTCATGCCTATCCTTACCCT GTACTATGGGCATATGGATGTTACCGTGACGTTTTCTGCATTCCTTATTGCGATATCATTGTTATTGCAAAGAGGAAATCCTCGTTTTGCACAGCTGACTAGTTCAGTTTTTGGTCTCTTTTATTGTGGCTATCTTCCTTCTTTCTGGGTTAAGCTCCGATCTGGACTAGCTGCTCCTGCCTTAAATACAA AAATTGCATACAGTTGGCCAATACTTCTTGGTGGGCAAGCTCACTGGACAGTTGGACTTGTAGCAACCTTGATTTCTATTAGTAGCATTATTGCCGCTGATACATCTGCTTTCCTTTGTGGACGG GCATTTGGTCGCACTCCTCTTACTGATATAAGCCCTAAGAAGACCTTGGAGGGTGCTTTAGCTGGTCTAACTGGCTGTGTACTGACCACTGTGCTTCTTTCAAGCGTCTTACATTGGCCAAGATCGCTGCTGAG TGCTACTGCTTACGGAATCTTGATCTTTCTTGGTTCGTTGTTCGGGGATCTTGTCGAGTCTCTGATCAAGCGTGATGCTGGTGTGAAGGACTCTGGATCACTCATTCCTGGCCATG GTGGGATGCTTGACCGAGTAGACAGCTATGTTTTCACAGGGGCACTTTGTTACTCATTCATCAAAGTAGCTTTACCTCTCTTTGGAGTCTGA
- the LOC127764643 gene encoding uncharacterized protein LOC127764643 encodes MAAAAASAAAATAAEDGARLLRLEEQAGHGGGGAWEYLCLARRLRARRPEPVLRLGLALLNDSSARSRLASEQWTLYEQVAVAAMDCQRLDVAKDCIGVLSKQFPGSMRVGRLEALLFEAKGEWTDAERAYALILENNPFDQIVHKRKIAIAKAQGDMALAVEYLNKYLELFMADHDAWRELAETYVALQMYKQAAFCYEELILAQPTVPLYHLAYAEVLYTMGGLENLQTARKYYASTIQLTGGKNTRALFGVCLCSSAINQLTKGRNKEEESSELQSLAAEALLKDYKQRAPSKEALITSLLKNMKLS; translated from the exons atggcggcggcggcggcatctgcggcggcggcgacggccgcggaGGACGGGGCGCGGCTGCTGCGGCTGGAGGAGCAGGcggggcacggcggcggcggcgcgtgggagtACCTCTGCCTCGCCCGCAggctccgcgcgcgccgcccggaGCCCgtcctccgcctcggcctcgcccTCCTCAACGACTCCTCCGCCCGCTCCCGCCTCGCCTCAGAAC AGTGGACGCTGTATGAGCAGGTGGCAGTGGCTGCCATGGATTGCCAGCGTCTCGATGTGGCAAAG GATTGTATTGGAGTGCTTTCCAAGCAGTTTCCTGGCAGCATGCGGGTTG GTCGATTGGAAGCCCTGCTGTTTGAAGCAAAGGGTGAATGGACTGATGCTGAAAGGGCCTATGCGCTTATCCTTGAAAACAATCCGTTCGATCAG ATTGTCCACAAGAGAAAAATTGCTATTGCAAAAGCACAGGGTGACATGGCATTAGCTGTTGAGTATCTCAACAAGTATTTGGAACT ATTTATGGCAGATCATGATGCTTGGAGAGAACTTGCTGAAACATATGTTGCCTTACAAAT GTATAAACAAGCTGCCTTTTGTTATGAGGAGCTAATATTGGCCCAACCAACCGTTCCACTTTATCATCTAGCTTATGCCGAG GTTCTGTATACAATGGGTGGTTTGGAAAACCTTCAAACAGCTAGAAAATATTATGCATCTACAATACAGTTGACTGGAGGCAAGAATACAAGAGCCCTCTTTGGCGTGTGTTTG TGTAGCTCGGCAATCAATCAGTTGACCAAAGGGAGGAATAAGGAAGAGGAAAGCTCAGAACTGCAGAGCTTGGCTGCAGAGGCACTATTGAAGGATTACAAGCAACGAGCACCGTCGAAGGAGGCACTCATCACCAGCCTGTTGAAGAACATGAAACTCTCCTGA
- the LOC127764226 gene encoding glycine-rich protein 5-like has translation MAQVSRTVVAALLLVAAVVAASPVASAATYGCFEDCYERCASGKKDEACTKMCKEACGGAATDGHAPAAGAGAGAGAGAGAGAAVGAGAKAAIGVGAGAGAGAGAGVGAGAKAAIGVGAGAGAGAGAGAGVGAGAKAAIGAGAGVGAGAGAGAGAAVGAGAKAAIGAGAGAGAGAGAGVGAGAKAAIGVGAGVGAGAAVGAGVGAAAKVAGAAEGAAGAAPKVYA, from the coding sequence ATGGCGCAGGTGAGCAGGACGGTcgtggcggcgctgctcctcgtcgccgccgtggtggcggcgtcgcccgtggcgtcggcggccacgTACGGCTGCTTCGAAGACTGCTACGAGCGCTGCGCCTCCGGGAAGAAGGACGAGGCCTGCACCAAAATGTGCAAGGAGGcttgcggcggcgccgccacggacGGCCATGCCCCCgccgctggcgctggcgctggcgctggtgctggcgccggcgctggcgccgccgtcggggctGGCGCTAAGGCTGCCATCGGGGTTGGCGCCGGagctggcgctggcgctggcgccggcgtCGGAGCTGGCGCTAAGGCTGCCATCGGGGTTGGCGCCGGagctggcgctggcgctggtgCTGGCGCCGGCGTCGGGGCTGGCGCTAAGGCCGCCATCGGGGCTGGCGCTGGAgttggcgctggcgctggcgctggtgCTGGTGCCGCCGTCGGGGCTGGCGCTAAGGCCGCCATCGGGGCTGGCGCCGGagctggcgctggcgctggcgccggcgtCGGGGCTGGCGCTAAGGCCGCCATCGGGGTTGGCGCTGGCGTTGGtgctggcgccgccgtcggggctGGCGTTGGAGCCGCCGCCaaagtcgccggcgccgccgagggcgccgccggcgcggcacCCAAGGTGTACgcgtga